One Cuculus canorus isolate bCucCan1 chromosome 2, bCucCan1.pri, whole genome shotgun sequence genomic region harbors:
- the LOC128851499 gene encoding olfactory receptor 14A16-like, whose protein sequence is MALIWLRKFSPNLSLSFPPLTVPHIQRQQMSNSSSITQFLLLAFADTRELQLLHFWLFLGIYLAALLGNGLIIATIASDHHLHTPMYFFLLNLSLLDLGSISTTVPKSMANSLWNTKVISYAGCVAQFFLFVFLISAEYSLLTIMSYDRYVAICKPLHYGTLLGSRACVHMAAAAWGAGFLNALLHTANTFSLPLCQGNALHQFFCEIPQILKLSCSHSYLREAGLIVVSVLVAFGCFVFIILSYVQIFRAVLRIPSEQGRHKAFSTCLPHLAVVSLFLSTDLFTHLKPHSTSSPFLDLMVSVLYTVVPPALNPLIYSLRNQELRAALCQLTQCTRFH, encoded by the coding sequence ATGGCTTTGATTTGGCTCAGGAAATTCTCCCCTAACTTGTCactgtcctttcctcctctgacagtgccccatatccagaggcagcagatgtccaacagcagctccatcacccagttcctcctcctggcatttgcagacacacgggagctgcagctcttgcacttctggctcttcctgggcatctacctggctgccctcctgggcaacggcctcatcatcGCCACCATCGCCTctgaccaccacctccacacccccatgtacttcttcctcctcaacctctccctCCTCGACCtgggctccatctccaccactgtccccaaatccatggccaattccctctggaACACCAAAGTCATTTCCTATGCAGGATGTGTTGCCCaattctttctgtttgtctttctcatttcagcagagtattctcttctcaccatcatgtcctatgaccgctacgttgccatctgcaaacccctgcactacgggaccctcctgggcagcagagcttgtgtccacatggcagcagctgcctggggcgctgggtttctcaatgctctgctgcacacggccaatacattttccctgcccctctgccagggaaATGCTCTgcaccagttcttctgtgaaatcccacagatcctcaagctctcctgctcacactcctacCTCAGGGAAGCCGGGCTTATTGTGGTCAGTGTACTAGTAgcatttggctgttttgttttcatcatactgtcctatgtgcagatcttcagggctgtgctgaggatcccctctgagcagggacggcacaaagccttttccacgtgcctccctcacctggctgtgGTCTCCCTGTTTCTCAGTACTGACTTATTTACACACCTAAAGCCCcactccacctcctccccatttCTGGACCTGATGGTTTCAGTTCTGTACACGGTGGTGCCTCCAGCAttgaaccccctcatctacagcttgaggaaccagGAGCTCAGAGCTGCCCTATGCCAACTGACCCAATGCACGCGGTTTCACTGA
- the LOC128851156 gene encoding olfactory receptor 14A16-like, with product MSNSSSITQLFLLAFTDTRELQLLHFWLFLGIYLAALLGNGLIIVTIACDHHLHTPMYFFLLNLSLLDLGSVSTTVPKSMANSLWDTKAISYAGCVAQVFIFLISAEYSLLTIMSYDRYVAICKPLHYGTLLGSRACVHMAAAAWGAGFLNAPLHTANTFSLPLCQGNAVHQFFCEIPQILKLSCSHSYLREDGLIVFNICLALGCFVFIVVSYVQIFRAVLRIPSEQGRHKAFSTCIPHLAVVSLFISSGAFAGLKPPSTSSPPLDLTVSLLYSVVPPALNPLIYSLRNQQLKDAVWKLITGWFSAAMNCSSSSA from the coding sequence atgtccaacagcagctccatcacccagttgTTCCTCCTGGCATTcacagacacacgggagctgcagctcttacacttctggctcttcctgggcatctacctggctgccctcctgggcaatgGCCTCATCATCGTCACCAtcgcctgtgaccaccacctccacacccccatgtacttcttcctcctcaacctctccctCCTCGACCTGGGATCCgtctccaccactgtccccaaatccatggccaattccctctgggaCACCAAGGCCATTTCTTATGCAGGATGTGTTGCCCAAGTCTTTATCTTTCTCATTTCAGCAGAGTAttctcttctcaccatcatgtcctacgaccgctacgttgccatctgcaaacccctgcactacgggaccctcctgggcagcagagcttgtgtccacatggcagcagctgcctggggcgctgggttcCTCAATGCTCCcctgcacacggccaatacattttccctgcccctctgccagggcaatgctgtgcaccagttcttctgtgaaatcccccagatcctcaagctctcctgctcacactcctacCTCAGGGAAGACGGGCTTATTGTGTTTAATATCTGTTTAGCATtaggctgttttgttttcattgtggtgtcctatgtgcagattttcagggctgtgctgaggatcccctctgagcagggacggcacaaagccttttccacatGCATCCCTCACCTGGCTGTGGTCTCCCTGTTTATCAGCTCTGGAGCATTTGCCGGCCTTAAgcccccctccacctcctctccacCTTTGGACCTTACGGTGTCATTGCTGTactcagtggtgcctccagcactgaaccccctcatctacagcttgaggaaccaaCAGCTCAAGGATGCTGTGTGGAAACTCATAACTGGATGGTTCTCTGCAGCAATGAACTGCTCATCATCTTCTGCATAG